The genomic region TAGCCAGTATTGTCCGGAACGGGGTGAGTAACGTCGTCGCCGGGCATAGTCGTAACGGCCAAAATGGTAACGGAACCGGCGTCGTCAAAGTCGACGGCCTTTTCGTAACGGGACGCAAGTTGGCTGTACAGATCGCCCGGATAACCTCGGTTGGAGGGAACCTGTTCCTGAGTTATGGCAACTTCTTTCATCGCGTCGGCGAAGTTTGTCATGTCCGTAAGAAGAACAAGAACGTTCTTTCCTTTCAGGGCGAACTGCTCCGCAACGGCCAAGCTTAAATCGGGAATTTTTTCACATTCTACGGTCGGGTCCGAAGCTGTATGGATAAACATGACGGTACGGCTTAAGGCGCCGCCTTCTTCCAGTGTGTTTCTAAAGAAAAGATAATCGTCGTATTTTAACCCCATGCCGCCCAGCACGATCACGTCGACTTCAGCCTGCATCGCAATACGGGCAAGAAGCTGGTTGTACGGTTCTCCCGAAGAACTGAATATCGGAAGTTTTTGGGAAACTACTAGCGTGTTAAAAACGTCGATCATCGGAATACCCGTACGAATCATGCGTCTGGCCATAATACGCTTGGACGGATTTACCGAAGGGCCTCCTATTTCGACGAGGTTTTCCGCAAGGGAAGGCCCGTTGTCGCGCGGTTCGGCCGAACCGTTAAAAATTCGCCCCAACAGATCGTCGCTGAAACTGATCTGCATGTCGTGCCCCAAAAAGCGTATGTGATCGCCGGTTGAAACGCCGCGTCCGCCCGCAAATACCTGCAAAGACACCATATCTCCGTCAATGCGGTTTACTTCGGCAAGCGATTTTCCGAAACGCGTTTCTATTTCGGCAAGTTCGTTATATTTTACGTCGGTAGCTTTTACGGTAATAACGCTGCCGTTGATCGACTCGATCCTGCTGTATACCTTATTCATTTTTCACCGTCCTTCAATAAAGCCTTAGCTTCCGCAGTCAATTTGCCGCTCTTTGTTGCATACAAAGAATCAATGTCTTTTTCCTTGCCTTTAAATGCCGTGCCCTGCCATTCGGCAACATTCCAGTCGATAAAATTCTGCCTGAGCTGATTAAAGAATTTTCTGGCGTCATCTTTGCTTTCAAAAACAAAGTCGGAGCCGAGTATCAAAAGAACTTTTCTAAAATCATAATTTTGACGCTCTACGGAACAGGCCATATCTACGGCGTCGAACGAATCCTGCTGCAAATATACGGAATCAAGGAATTCCGATTTCAAGTATGTAACAAAGTCTTCCAGGCTCGTTCCTTCCTCGCCTACAACCTTCATCATCTGTCCCACTTCGACGCCGCGTCTGAGCACTCTGCGGCTGTAGTCGACCAGATCTTTTTTGATTACGGAATTATACTTTGACCATGAATCCAGAGGATCTATAGCCGGATATTTACGCGCATCGGAGCGCTCTCGGCTCAATCCGTGGAATGCGCCTACAACTTTAAGGGTCGCCTGCGTTACGGGTTCTTCAAAATTTCCTCCGGCAGGAGAAACCGTTCCTCCGATCGTTACGGAGCCCTTGGAACCGTCGCGAAGCCGAACCTGCCCCGCTCTTTCGTAAAACGCCGCGATATAGGATTCAAGATAAGCCGGGAAAGCTTCTTCTCCGGGAATTTCTTCCAAGCGGCCGCTCATTTCGCGCAAGGCCTGAGCCCATCGGGACGTAGAGTCTGCGAGCAACAGGACGTTAAGTCCCATTTGACGGTAATATTCGGCTAACGTGACGCTCGTATAAACGGAAGCTTCGCGCGACGCAACCGGCATCGAAGAAGTATTGCAAATAATGATAGTACGCTCCATCAAAGATCTTCCCGTGCGCGGATCGGTAAGCTCCGGGAATTCTTTGATCGTCTCGACCACTTCGCCCGCGCGTTCGCCGCAAGCCGCAATTATGACTATGTCGACGTCGGCGTTTCGGCTGGTAGTGTGTTGAATAACCGTTTTTCCGGCTCCGAAAGGACCGGGAATACAGTACGTTCCCCCGCGGGCGACGGGGAAGAAGGTGTCTATAGACCTGGTCTTCGTGACCATGGTCTCAGTCGGTTCCAGCCGCTCTTCGTAACAATCTACGGCGCGTTTTACCGGCCATGAAAAGCTCATGCTCATCTTTTTCTCGTTGCCTTTTTCATCGACAAGGACGGCCATCGTGTCTTTTACGGTATAGGAACCCTGCTTGGTTACGGATTTGACTTTGTACGTCCCGAAAAAATCGAAAGGAACTAAAATCTTGTGCTTAAAGGGACCTTCGGGAACAGTTCCTATCGGATCTCCGCGGTAAACCGTATCGCCGGCTTTTACGGTAGGAGTGAATTCCCATTTTTTTTCATAAGGAAGCGGTTCCACGTAAATACCGCGCTCCAAAAAATATCCCGCTTTTTCCGCAAGGATCGGCAGAGGATTCTGCAGACCGTCGTAAACTTGTCCGAGCAGTCCCGGTCCGAGTTCCGCCGTAAGAAGGTTTCCGGTAAATTCCACCTTGGATCCGGACTTTATTCCCTTTGTCATTTCATAGACTTGCATCTGTGCGGTGTTTCCGCGAATGCGGATTACTTCACTTTTTAGATTTTTGTCTTCAACTTTCACATAGCCGACTTCATTTAACGAAACAACCCCGTCAAATTGAACCGAGATCATATTGCCGTTAACTGCGACGACCTTACCTTTTGTTTCCGTCATTTATTTTCTCCAAGAATTCTATCGTATATAGTGTGGTAGGAAGCCTTGCC from Treponema parvum harbors:
- a CDS encoding V-type ATP synthase subunit B, with translation MNKVYSRIESINGSVITVKATDVKYNELAEIETRFGKSLAEVNRIDGDMVSLQVFAGGRGVSTGDHIRFLGHDMQISFSDDLLGRIFNGSAEPRDNGPSLAENLVEIGGPSVNPSKRIMARRMIRTGIPMIDVFNTLVVSQKLPIFSSSGEPYNQLLARIAMQAEVDVIVLGGMGLKYDDYLFFRNTLEEGGALSRTVMFIHTASDPTVECEKIPDLSLAVAEQFALKGKNVLVLLTDMTNFADAMKEVAITQEQVPSNRGYPGDLYSQLASRYEKAVDFDDAGSVTILAVTTMPGDDVTHPVPDNTGYITEGQYYLKGGRIEPFGSLSRLKQNVNGKTRDDHRALMDGMIRLYSSYKDTLEKKSMGFMMSSWDEKLLKYGDMFEKKMMDLSVNLPLEQALDLGWEILADCFNKDETGIKTSLIEKHWPSK
- a CDS encoding V-type ATP synthase subunit A produces the protein MTETKGKVVAVNGNMISVQFDGVVSLNEVGYVKVEDKNLKSEVIRIRGNTAQMQVYEMTKGIKSGSKVEFTGNLLTAELGPGLLGQVYDGLQNPLPILAEKAGYFLERGIYVEPLPYEKKWEFTPTVKAGDTVYRGDPIGTVPEGPFKHKILVPFDFFGTYKVKSVTKQGSYTVKDTMAVLVDEKGNEKKMSMSFSWPVKRAVDCYEERLEPTETMVTKTRSIDTFFPVARGGTYCIPGPFGAGKTVIQHTTSRNADVDIVIIAACGERAGEVVETIKEFPELTDPRTGRSLMERTIIICNTSSMPVASREASVYTSVTLAEYYRQMGLNVLLLADSTSRWAQALREMSGRLEEIPGEEAFPAYLESYIAAFYERAGQVRLRDGSKGSVTIGGTVSPAGGNFEEPVTQATLKVVGAFHGLSRERSDARKYPAIDPLDSWSKYNSVIKKDLVDYSRRVLRRGVEVGQMMKVVGEEGTSLEDFVTYLKSEFLDSVYLQQDSFDAVDMACSVERQNYDFRKVLLILGSDFVFESKDDARKFFNQLRQNFIDWNVAEWQGTAFKGKEKDIDSLYATKSGKLTAEAKALLKDGEK